In one Culex quinquefasciatus strain JHB chromosome 2, VPISU_Cqui_1.0_pri_paternal, whole genome shotgun sequence genomic region, the following are encoded:
- the LOC6036368 gene encoding 2-oxo-4-hydroxy-4-carboxy-5-ureidoimidazoline decarboxylase, with protein MFSKLTLELLNSLSAKEFHTTFGNVVECHPEAAVACSKKLPFASVDAVISTFDDYLQQLNVETKTRVLRSFPDLAGKLLDSHQLTEESTYEHACAGLDKLMAEDRDKLTTLNRKYQDKFGFPFVICAREASRFEAILNGITTRIHNLPEQELETGIGEAKKICRLRILELVEHD; from the exons AT GTTCTCAAAATTGACCTTGGAACTGCTGAATTCCCTTTCGGCAAAGGAATTTCACACAACGTTTGGAAATGTGGTAGAGTGTCATCCGGAGGCAGCCGTAGCTTGTTCCAAAAAGTTACCATTCGCTAGTGTTGACGCCGTGATCTCGACCTTTGACGACTATCTCCAGCAACTGAACGTTGAGACCAAAACTCGCGTCCTGCGCTCATTTCCCGATTTGGCCGGAAAGTTGCTGGACAGTCATCAGTTAACGGAAGAATCCACCTACGAGCATGCCTGTGCCGGCTTGGACAAGTTGATGGCCGAGGACCGGGATAAGCTGACGACTCTGAACCGGAA ATACCAGGACAAGTTTGGGTTTCCGTTTGTTATTTGTGCCAGAGAAGCGTCCCGGTTTGAGGCCATTTTGAACGGGATCACAACAAGAATTCACAACCTTCCAGAGCAGGAGCTGGAGACCGGAATCGGTGAGGCGAAAAAGATTTGCCGACTCAGAATTCTCGAGCTGGTGGAACATGATTAG
- the LOC6036367 gene encoding 2-oxo-4-hydroxy-4-carboxy-5-ureidoimidazoline decarboxylase yields MRTKLTLEQLNALPVSEFHKTFENVVECWPEAAIFCSAMLPFKSFEAMIVTFENYLHRLSTENKLRILRLHPDLAGRLLDVQQLTEESSYEQSSVGLDKLTPEDKRQITALNEEYKLKFGFPFVVCVREASKFEAILRGITERVNNRPEQELETGINEVKKICRLRILQLVNQL; encoded by the exons AT GCGTACCAAGCTAACCCTGGAGCAGCTGAACGCCCTGCCGGTGTCCGAGTTCCACAAAACGTTCGAGAATGTCGTCGAGTGCTGGCCGGAGGCTGCGATCTTCTGCTCGGCCATGTTGCCCTTCAAAAGCTTCGAGGCGATGATCGTGACCTTTGAAAATTATCTGCACCGGCTGAGCACGGAAAACAAGCTACGAATTCTGCGACTTCACCCGGATCTTGCGGGCAGACTGCTGGACGTTCAGCAACTCACAGAAGAATCGAGTTACGAGCAGTCAAGCGTTGGTTTGGACAAGCTTACCCCGGAGGATAAGCGGCAAATCACGGCGTTGAACGAAGA GTACAAGCTAAAGTTCGGGTTTCCGTTTGTGGTTTGTGTGCGCGAGGCGTCCAAGTTCGAGGCCATCCTGCGGGGGATCACCGAGCGGGTCAACAACCGGCCCGAGCAAGAACTGGAAACGGGTATCAACGAGGTGAAGAAGATTTGCCGGTTGCGGATTCTGCAGCTGGTGAATCAGTTGTGA